The genomic segment CACGCCTCGCCCCTACCGGGGCAACGTGGACGGGGTGCCGGGCGTGTGCCCGGCGGGGATCAGGGATGCCCCACCCGGCGCTATACTGCTGGCCGGACGCGACGCGCGAAAGGGGCGACCATGCGGATCGGGCTCGTCTTCCCGCAGACCGAGATCGGTAGCGACCCGGCGGTCATCCGCGAATATGCTCAGGTAGCCGAGGGGCTCGGCTACACCCACCTCCTCACCTACGAACACGTCGTCGGTGTCGACCTCGCCCGCTACCCGGGCTGGCGGGGACCCTACCACGCTGGCCACCAGTTCCACGAGCCGTTCGTCCTCTTCGGTTACCTCGCGGCGGTGACGGAGCGGATCGAGCTGGTCACCGGCGTCGTCATCCTGCCGCAGCGGCAGACGGTGCTGGCAGCCAAACAGGCAGCCGAGGTGGACGTCCTCTCCGGCGGGCGGCTGCGGCTCGGGGTCGGTGTCGGTTGGAACGAGGCGGAGTACGTCGCGCTCGGGATGGACTTCCACACGCGCGGTCGGCGCGAGGAGGAGCAGATCGAGGTGCTGCGCCTGCTCTGGACGCAGCCGGTGGTGACTTACGAGGGGCGCTGGCACCGCCTGCCAGCCGTCGGGATCAACCCGCTGCCGGTGCAGCGCCCGATCCCGATCTGGCTGGGCGGCATGTCGGAGGCGGCACGCCGCCGGGCGGCCCGGCTGGCCGACGGCTGGATGCCGCAGTGGCGGCCGACCGCCGAGCTGCGGGCGATGGTCGAGGAGCTGCGCGAGTGGGTGGCGGCAGCCGGCCGCGATCCAGCGTCGTTCGGGATCGAGGGGCGGCTCACGCTCGCCCAGGTGCCGACGTCCGAATGGGAAAAAGACGTCCAGGCCTGGCGCGGCCTCGGTGCGACGCACCTGTGTATCAACACGATGGGGATGGGACTGGCCGGGCCGCGCGAGCACATCCGCCTGATCCGCGAGCTGGCCGGCGTCTTCGGCGTGGAGCCGGATGCGTGAGCGAGGCGCCGCTCGCGCAGCCGCCGCGGGCCGAGGCGGTGGGAAGCACCTGGGCGTGAGGAGAAGCGCAGTGCGAGCTGGGTGTTGGTGGGTACTCCTGGTAGCCATCGTGCTCGCCGGCTGTGCGGGCACCCCGGCCTCGACGGCGACCGGGCCGGCGGCGAGCGCGCCCGTCGTCCAGCCGACCGCGGCGGCCACGGCGACCGCAGAACGGCTGCCGACCGCAGTACCGGGCCAGGAGACGGTGTTCCTGGCGACGACGACGAGCGTGCAGGACAGCGGGCTCCTCGACGCGCTCCTGCCGCGCTTCCAGGAGGAGACCGGCTACGTGGTGCGGGTCACCGCGGTCGGGACGGGGCAGGCGCTGGAGCTCGGGCGTCGCGGCGAAGCGGACGTCCTGCTCGTCCATGCGCCGGATGCCGAGGAGCGCTTCATGGCCGAAGGGAACGGGAAGCTCCGCTGGCTGGTTGCGACCAATGATTTCGTGGTCGTCGGGCCGGCGGACGACCCGGCTGGTGTGCGCGGCACGACGTCGGTGCTGGCATGCCTGCAGCGGATCGCCGCCGCGGGCGCGACCTGGGTCAGCCGGGACGACCGCTCGGGGACCGACCTCCTGGAGAAGCGGTTGTGGAAGGAAGCGGGGATCGACCCGTCCGGGCAGCCCTGGTACGTCACCTCCGGCCAGGGGATGGGGCGGACGCTCGTCCTCACCGACCAGAAGCGGGCCTACACGCTGAGCGATCGCTCGACCTATCTGGCCTTTCGGTCCAGGCTCCAGCTCGAGGTCCTGTGTGCCGGTGACCCGAAGCTGGTCAACCAGTATCACGTCATCACGGTCAATCCGGAGAAGTTCCCGCACGTCAACGCGGCTGGCGCCGAGGCGTTCGCGCGCTTCCTGGTCTCACCGGAGGCACAGCAGATCATCGCGCGCTTCGGTGCTGACCGGTACGGTGAGCCGCTGTTCCGACCGGCGATCGAGCCGAGGGCGACACCGGCGCCCTGAGCGAGGAGCGCGATGGAACTCTTCTGGGACGGGCTGGTCGGTGCAGTCCAGCTGATCCTGCGCGGGGACCCGCAGCTGCGCGAGGTCGTTTGGCGGACGCTGGTCGTCTCCGGCTGCGCGACACTGCTGGCCGTGGTCGCTGGGGTGCCGCTCGGTGTGGCGCTGGCGGTCGGGCGCTTTCCGGGCCGGGAAGCGCTCAGCCTGGCGGTGAACACCGGTATGGGCTTGCCACCCGTGCTGGTCGGGCTGGTGGTCACGATCTTGCTCTGGCGGAGCGGGCCCTTCGGCTTTCTGGGGCTGCTCTACACTCCGGCCGCGATGATACTCGCCCAGTGGATCGTCGCCTGGCCGATCGCGGCCGGTGTCACGCGCACTGCGATCGAGGTGCTCGACCAGGAGCTGGTGGACGCGCTGCGGGTCTTCGGTGCCGGGCCGTTCCGGACCGGCTGGGAGCTGGTGCGGGCGGCGTTGCCACAGGTGGGATTCGCCGCAGCCGCCGCCTTCGGGCGGGCCATTTCAGAGGTCGGCGCCTCGATCATGGTCGGTGGGAACATCCTGGGACAGACGCGGATCCTGACGACGGCGATCGTTTTGGAGACGAACCGCGGCGAGTTCGCGCTGGCGCTCGCGCTCGGTTTCGTCCTGCTCGCGCTCGCGCTGGTGGTCAATATCGGGGCGCGGGCGCTCGTGCTCCCGGCACGCTGAACAGTGACGCCAGCAGGTAGCGTGGTCAGCACGGCATCCGGTGGCGCGTGTCGAATTCTCCGGCTCACCGGAGCCAGCGGGTGATTGCACTCCGTCCGAGCATGCCCCTGCTCCACCGCACTGCGACCGGCCGACTTCGCTGCGGAGGAAAGGGCGGTGCCACCTTGGCAACGACTTCTGTCGAGTGGTATCCTTTGTCTTGGCGGGCGGGAGCACCCCCGCTACCCGGCCCGCACCCCAATCCCTTCCCTTCCCTTGGCGCGCGGAGCGCTCCGTCCCCCAGTGCTCCGCGCGTTTTTCTTTAGGCGCACTCGGTGTACCATGCCCGCGAACACACTGACCGGCGAGGAAAATCGGATACCCCGCCGGTCAGTGACCCCCTTTTGCCGCGACGGGCACGAGCGACCATCCGGGCGCGATTCGGCGGGCGGCCCGCGCGAGAGGGCAAGAGGACGGCCGGCCAGCTCGCCCGCTCTGGCGGCTGCCCGGCGGTACTCGCTCCCGCTGCGCTCGCCGTCCGTGAAACCGGCGGCCCGTCTCGCTTCCATCGCCCGCCTCTCCGCCGGCCATGTCGTGCACCGACGCGTCCGTGCACTGGCTATGTACGACTTCCAGAGTGCAGTGTCTGTCCGTCGTTCGGGGGATGGAGGGAGCTGGACGTATCCGCAATTCGGGGGACAGCGGTCGAGCGGTCCGATCGGGCGGACGGCCAGTGTCCGTCGTTTGACGGACACGGTCGGCTGGAGAAAGAATAGGGTCGTATCGGTCGGCTCTCCGGCACGTGAAGGGGCAGGCTGGAGTGCGGGAGCCGGGTCGGGCAGCTCTCGGGCTCGGGTTGGTCTTCGCGTGGCTGCTCTTGGTGCCGCTCGGTCCGGCCGCTGGTGCCGCGACCGGCTGGGTGAGCGGGGCCGCGGTCGCCCACGGTCTGGGGTTGCTCGTCGCTGGTTGGACTCTCCGGCGCTGGGGGACACGACTCTGGCCGGTCATTGCGGTGTTCGGTGCCGCCGCGCTGGTGCAGGCGCTCTGGCCAGCTGGGCGGGGTGCGTTCCTGGTGGTCGCTGGGGCGCTCGCGGCCGTGCCGGTGCTGGCCTGTGCCGGCGCGCTCGCCGCCTTGTCACCGCGCCAGCGCCCGTGGGCAGTGGCCGCCGGTGCCGCGTTGGCCAACCTGCCGCTCCTGGTGCTGCACGCGGGGAGTTCGCCGCTGCTGCTCCGGGCTGGTGCCGTCGCGGCGGCGCTGATCGCCGTGCTCGGCGGGTGGCTCGTGCGCCCTGCCACCGGCGCGCCGGTCGGGCCGCTGCCTCCGCGGCTCGTGGCGGCCGTCGGTGCCACCTACCTGGTCGGGGGCATCACCTATGGCCTGGTTCTGCCCGGACTCGGTGGCAACCCGCTCGGGGTGGTGCCGTACCTCGTGCTGCTCGGTGTTGCTGCCTGGCTGGCTGACCGGTTGGGGCGCGGGACGACCATCCGGATAGGGCTGGCGGCGCTCGGGCTGGCAGCCCTGGGCTGGGGACTCGGTTGGTCGCTGCTCGGCCCGCTCCTGGCGGCGCTCCTGGTCGGTTGCTGGGCGTTCGTCGACGTCGGCTGGTGGGCCCGGCTGGGTGACGAGCCGGACTGGCCGACGAGTTACGGCGCGGGGCTGGCGGCGATGGCCGCTGCGATCGGTCTGGGTCTCGTGGTCACGCCGCTCTTGGGCGGTGTCCATCCGCCCTCCGGTGCGGCTCTGGCGCTGGCAGCGCTGCTGGGCGCAGCGTTGCTCTTGCCGGGCGAGGTGTACGCGCAGCCGAGTGTACCGGTGTCAGCGGAACCACGGCAGCCAGTACCCGGAGCAGCCGAGCCGGAACGACCAGCAGATCCCGCACCGGTGGTGCGCTTGAGCCCGCGCGAGCGGCGGGTGCTGGAGCTGGTCGCCCGTGGCGCGAGCAACAAGGAGATCGCCCAGGAGCTGGGGGTAAGCGAGGCAACGGTCCGTACGCACCTGGAGCGGCTCTACCGCAAGCTGGGGGTACGCTCACGGACCGAGGCGGCTGCCTGGTACTGGCGGATGCTGGCCCGGGAGATGCCGGAGGCGGAGCGCGAGCGACAGCCGCGGGGTGGCGCGCGCGAGTGAGAAACGCGCCCGGTCGGGGTCGGGCAGGCCCGACCCGCAGTCTCCTCATCCCCCGGCCCCTGCCCCGCGATCGTGGGAACGGAGCCGAAACCCCGTAGGGAGCCAGGCGTGCCTGACCCGCCAAGCCCCCCGTCCCCCTCTCCCGCACCGCGCGGGAGAGGGGGTGCCGAGCGGAGCGAGACGGGAGTGAGGAGTGTCCGACCGGGCGACGCACGCGTCGCCCATCCAACGAACGTTGGGCGCCGCACGCCGCGCCCCTACGATGTGTGGCGGTCAGGGCCGGTGGCACACGCACTGCCCACCGGCCCGCATCGACGACCGCCATCCCATAGGGGTCACGCGTGCGTGACCCGTCGGGTCGGGTGTGCCCGACCTGTCCGGGCCGTCAGGCCCGGGAAACCCGCCACGTTCCCGCACCTCGCGGCGCGACACGCCGCGAGCCCCCTCACCCTCGGCCCCTCTCCCGCGGTGTGCGGGAGAGGGGTGCCGCACCAGCGGCGGGGGTGAGGGGTGTCCAACCGGGCGACGCACGCGTCGCCCCGACGAAAATGGGTCATTCGGCCACGGTCGCCTGCCGATCGCCCACCGGCCCCCATCGACCACCGCCATCCCGTAGGGGTCACGCGTGCGTGACCCTCCGGGTCAGGCGTGCCTGACCCGGCCGGGCCGTCAGGCCCGGTACGGCCGGGGCAGGCGAACGTTCGGGCGCGGCGTGCCGCGCCCCGACAGGGGGAGCGGGCCGGCGTGCCGAGCGCCGGCGCCGGGGTCAGGGATGTGCCTCCAGGTGCGGCATGCGTCGACCCGACCGGGGAATCGGCCAGGCGGACGACTGCGGTTCGCCGCATCGCTGCGCGGCAACGGCCTGGCCGCCGGTATACTGCTCCTCAGACGCGACGCGCGAAAGGGGAGGATCGCGGATGCATACCGCCTGGCGCGACCCGGAAGCAGAGCAGCGGATCCTGTCGGCGATCAGCCTGGAGGAGCCGTGGGCGGCGGTCGAGACGTTCGCTCAGCTGGTACGCCTTTCGGGGAGTCCGGAGGAACGCGAAGCGCTCGACTACCTCATCGAGCGGCTGGACCGCTGGGGCGTGCCCTACCGGGTCTTCTGGCCCGTCTGTCTGGTTTCGACGCCGGTCTACGCGACGTTGCGGGTCGTGTCGCCGGAGCCGCGACCGATCCGGGCCAAGACGCTCGCCTTCTCTCCCTCGACGGACGGGGCGGAAGTGGTCGGTGAACTCGTCCCGGTCACGGCCGAGCAGGCGGCTGGGCTGGAGGGGATCTTCGGCGGCGCGGTGCCTGGTGCGTTGCCCGACTTGCGGGGCAAGGTGGTGCTGGTCGATGGCTTCGGCTTCGCCGCGCAAGCGGTGCGCTGGGCGGCGACCGGGGCAGTCGGGGCGGTCTTCGTCCATCCGGGCGAGGCCATCCACGAGGGGATCGCGACGACCTCCTGGGGCTCGCCTGACCTCGATGCCGAGGAGACGGTGCCAGCAGTGCCAGTGGTGACGATCGCCCGGCCGGACGGGGAAGCGCTGCGGGAACTGGCCGCTCGCGGCCCGGTGACGGTCGCCTTCTCGACCGCCGTCGAGACCGGCTGGCGGCCGATTCCGGTGCTGGTCGCCGAGATCCCGGGCACGCAGGCGGCCGACGAGTTCGTGCTCCTGCACGCGCACCTCGATTCCTGGCACGTCGGGGTGGGCGACAACGCAACCGGTGACGCGACGCTGCTCGAGCTGGCCCGCGTCTTCTGGCAGCACCGGGACCAGCTGGTGCGGACGCTGCGCATCGCCTGGTGGTCAGGGCACTCGCACGGTCGCTACGCCGGATCGACCTGGTACGCCGATGCGCACGCGCAGGATCTCGTGCCCAACTGCGTGGCACACGTCAACTGCGACTCGCCCGGTTGCCGGGGGGCGACCGAGTACCGCGACGTGGCGGCGATGGCCGAGGCGGCGGCGCTGGTGCGCACGGTGATCCGCGACGTGACCGGACTGGAGGCGACGATGGCCCGGCCACCGCGAGCTGGCGACTATTCGTTCACCAACCTCGGGATCACTGGCTGCCTGATGCTCTCCTCCACCATGCCGGAGGAGGTGCGGCGGGCCAAGGGGTACTACCCGGTCGGGGGATGCGGCGGCAATATCGTCTGGCATACCGAGGAGGACACGCTGGAGGTCGCCGATCCGGACGTCCTCTTGCGCGATATGCGCGTCTACGCGGCGGTCGTGCTGCGCCTGCTCAACGCGCCGGTGCACCCGTTCGATTTCCGCG from the Thermomicrobium sp. 4228-Ro genome contains:
- a CDS encoding LLM class F420-dependent oxidoreductase — translated: MRIGLVFPQTEIGSDPAVIREYAQVAEGLGYTHLLTYEHVVGVDLARYPGWRGPYHAGHQFHEPFVLFGYLAAVTERIELVTGVVILPQRQTVLAAKQAAEVDVLSGGRLRLGVGVGWNEAEYVALGMDFHTRGRREEEQIEVLRLLWTQPVVTYEGRWHRLPAVGINPLPVQRPIPIWLGGMSEAARRRAARLADGWMPQWRPTAELRAMVEELREWVAAAGRDPASFGIEGRLTLAQVPTSEWEKDVQAWRGLGATHLCINTMGMGLAGPREHIRLIRELAGVFGVEPDA
- a CDS encoding substrate-binding domain-containing protein — protein: MRAGCWWVLLVAIVLAGCAGTPASTATGPAASAPVVQPTAAATATAERLPTAVPGQETVFLATTTSVQDSGLLDALLPRFQEETGYVVRVTAVGTGQALELGRRGEADVLLVHAPDAEERFMAEGNGKLRWLVATNDFVVVGPADDPAGVRGTTSVLACLQRIAAAGATWVSRDDRSGTDLLEKRLWKEAGIDPSGQPWYVTSGQGMGRTLVLTDQKRAYTLSDRSTYLAFRSRLQLEVLCAGDPKLVNQYHVITVNPEKFPHVNAAGAEAFARFLVSPEAQQIIARFGADRYGEPLFRPAIEPRATPAP
- a CDS encoding ABC transporter permease is translated as MELFWDGLVGAVQLILRGDPQLREVVWRTLVVSGCATLLAVVAGVPLGVALAVGRFPGREALSLAVNTGMGLPPVLVGLVVTILLWRSGPFGFLGLLYTPAAMILAQWIVAWPIAAGVTRTAIEVLDQELVDALRVFGAGPFRTGWELVRAALPQVGFAAAAAFGRAISEVGASIMVGGNILGQTRILTTAIVLETNRGEFALALALGFVLLALALVVNIGARALVLPAR
- a CDS encoding helix-turn-helix transcriptional regulator; amino-acid sequence: MREPGRAALGLGLVFAWLLLVPLGPAAGAATGWVSGAAVAHGLGLLVAGWTLRRWGTRLWPVIAVFGAAALVQALWPAGRGAFLVVAGALAAVPVLACAGALAALSPRQRPWAVAAGAALANLPLLVLHAGSSPLLLRAGAVAAALIAVLGGWLVRPATGAPVGPLPPRLVAAVGATYLVGGITYGLVLPGLGGNPLGVVPYLVLLGVAAWLADRLGRGTTIRIGLAALGLAALGWGLGWSLLGPLLAALLVGCWAFVDVGWWARLGDEPDWPTSYGAGLAAMAAAIGLGLVVTPLLGGVHPPSGAALALAALLGAALLLPGEVYAQPSVPVSAEPRQPVPGAAEPERPADPAPVVRLSPRERRVLELVARGASNKEIAQELGVSEATVRTHLERLYRKLGVRSRTEAAAWYWRMLAREMPEAERERQPRGGARE
- a CDS encoding M28 family peptidase codes for the protein MHTAWRDPEAEQRILSAISLEEPWAAVETFAQLVRLSGSPEEREALDYLIERLDRWGVPYRVFWPVCLVSTPVYATLRVVSPEPRPIRAKTLAFSPSTDGAEVVGELVPVTAEQAAGLEGIFGGAVPGALPDLRGKVVLVDGFGFAAQAVRWAATGAVGAVFVHPGEAIHEGIATTSWGSPDLDAEETVPAVPVVTIARPDGEALRELAARGPVTVAFSTAVETGWRPIPVLVAEIPGTQAADEFVLLHAHLDSWHVGVGDNATGDATLLELARVFWQHRDQLVRTLRIAWWSGHSHGRYAGSTWYADAHAQDLVPNCVAHVNCDSPGCRGATEYRDVAAMAEAAALVRTVIRDVTGLEATMARPPRAGDYSFTNLGITGCLMLSSTMPEEVRRAKGYYPVGGCGGNIVWHTEEDTLEVADPDVLLRDMRVYAAVVLRLLNAPVHPFDFRATVREIEAHVHRYQEAAGEAFDLRPALQAAGMLLTALDRFYEHTATLLDRPADDPEVRRVNAMQRGLARHLVPVDYVRRGRFRHDPAEPIPPVPELAPALELPHLQPESDRWHRVRTHLVRGQNQVVWSLRQAHRRIAELLA